The Sagittula sp. P11 genome window below encodes:
- the map gene encoding type I methionyl aminopeptidase codes for MHAAGKVAAQILDEVADKVDVGVTTGELDDFITRRVTELGTTSATIGYKGYQHASCISVNHVVCHGIPGDKKLKDGDILNIDVTVILDGWFGDSSRMYVAGKLPRKAERLIEVTHDALMQGIEAVKPGNTFGDIGHAIQTFVEGHRMSVVRDFCGHGLGRVFHAPPNVLHYGRPGTGPRLEEGMFFTIEPMVNLGRPETKVLGDDWTAVTRDKSLSAQFEHSVGVTSDGVEIFTLSPAGRFHPTY; via the coding sequence ATGCATGCGGCAGGCAAGGTCGCGGCACAGATCCTCGACGAGGTCGCCGACAAGGTCGACGTCGGCGTGACCACGGGCGAGCTCGACGATTTCATCACCCGCCGCGTGACCGAGCTGGGCACCACCTCTGCCACCATCGGCTACAAGGGCTACCAGCATGCATCCTGCATCTCGGTCAACCACGTGGTGTGCCACGGCATTCCCGGCGACAAGAAGCTGAAGGACGGCGACATCCTGAACATCGACGTGACCGTGATCCTCGACGGCTGGTTCGGCGACAGTTCGCGGATGTACGTGGCGGGCAAGCTGCCCCGCAAGGCCGAGCGGCTGATCGAGGTCACCCACGATGCGCTGATGCAGGGCATCGAGGCGGTGAAGCCCGGCAACACCTTCGGCGACATCGGCCACGCCATCCAGACCTTCGTGGAAGGGCACCGCATGTCGGTGGTCCGCGACTTCTGCGGTCACGGGCTGGGCCGGGTGTTCCACGCCCCGCCGAACGTCCTGCACTACGGCCGCCCGGGCACCGGCCCGCGGCTGGAAGAGGGCATGTTCTTCACCATCGAACCGATGGTGAACCTCGGCCGTCCGGAAACCAAGGTGCTGGGCGACGACTGGACCGCCGTGACCCGCGACAAGTCGCTGTCGGCGCAGTTCGAACATTCGGTCGGCGTCACCTCGGACGGGGTGGAGATCTTCACCCTCTCGCCCGCAGGCCGGTTCCACCCGACCTACTGA
- a CDS encoding histidine phosphatase family protein, whose amino-acid sequence MSHVTLVRHGQANSSARDELGYDRLSELGWQQAEWLGGWFRSTGEKFARVYTGTLRRHVETAEAIAPDCLEGPIRDPRLNELAYFDLATLVEAQHGLKMPGDRETFVAHMPKMFGLWQEDRIEDAPETFAAFEARVREALTEIAEGEGRALVVTSGGLIGMAMRIVMRLDLTALAHACLAIENTSLHRIQPLPSGLALTQFNALPHLDTPERLFARSHL is encoded by the coding sequence ATGTCGCACGTCACCCTTGTCCGCCACGGCCAGGCCAATTCCTCTGCGCGGGACGAACTGGGCTATGACCGCCTGAGCGAGCTTGGCTGGCAGCAGGCAGAGTGGCTGGGCGGCTGGTTCCGCTCCACCGGCGAGAAGTTCGCGCGGGTCTACACCGGCACGCTGCGCCGCCACGTCGAGACCGCCGAGGCCATTGCGCCCGACTGCCTCGAAGGACCGATCCGCGACCCCCGCCTGAACGAACTGGCCTATTTCGACCTCGCCACGCTGGTCGAGGCGCAGCACGGGCTGAAGATGCCGGGAGACCGCGAAACCTTTGTCGCGCACATGCCGAAGATGTTCGGGCTGTGGCAGGAGGACCGGATCGAGGATGCGCCGGAAACCTTCGCCGCCTTCGAGGCCCGCGTTCGCGAAGCCCTGACGGAGATCGCCGAGGGCGAGGGCCGCGCGCTGGTGGTGACCTCGGGCGGGCTGATCGGCATGGCGATGCGGATCGTCATGCGGCTGGACCTGACGGCGCTGGCGCATGCCTGCCTCGCGATCGAGAACACCTCGCTCCACCGCATCCAGCCGCTGCCCAGCGGGCTGGCGCTGACGCAGTTCAACGCGCTGCCGCATCTGGACACGCCCGAACGCCTGTTCGCGCGCAGCCACCTGTAA
- a CDS encoding saccharopine dehydrogenase, producing the protein MTHLWIRSESRPNEERVGLTPEGVKALRAKGIAVTVEESPHRVLPLEEFTAAGAEVAPEGAWPDAPPEAIVFGLKELPEDGTPLRHRHIMFGHAFKRQTGWDGFLRRFGEGGGALYDLEYLVDKDNRRVAAFGFWAGYAGAAVSALAWAAQARGEVCGPVSTWKDAEALQDEVRAALSDAPQASALVIGALGRVGSGAQKLCEQVGIPVTGWDMAETAHGGPFPEVLEHELFFNCILAMPGVPVFVPADAGGRVRRLGVIGDIACDPTSDYNPVPVYDAATSWEAPVVRVHDAPPLDVMAIDNLPSLLPLESSLDFAAQLLPHLLTLDRIEGGVWGAARTTFDEHLKEAMA; encoded by the coding sequence TTGACCCACCTCTGGATCCGTTCCGAAAGCCGCCCCAACGAGGAGCGCGTCGGCCTGACGCCCGAGGGGGTGAAGGCCCTCCGCGCGAAGGGCATTGCCGTGACGGTGGAGGAAAGCCCCCACCGCGTGCTGCCGCTGGAGGAATTCACCGCCGCCGGGGCCGAGGTCGCGCCGGAAGGGGCCTGGCCAGACGCGCCGCCGGAGGCCATCGTCTTCGGCCTGAAGGAACTGCCGGAGGACGGCACGCCGCTGCGCCACAGGCACATCATGTTCGGCCACGCCTTCAAGCGGCAGACCGGCTGGGACGGCTTCCTGCGCCGGTTCGGCGAGGGGGGCGGCGCGCTCTACGATCTCGAATACCTCGTCGACAAGGACAACCGGCGCGTCGCGGCCTTCGGTTTCTGGGCGGGCTACGCCGGTGCCGCGGTCAGCGCCCTGGCCTGGGCGGCGCAGGCGCGCGGCGAGGTCTGCGGCCCGGTCAGCACATGGAAGGACGCCGAGGCGCTGCAGGACGAGGTGCGCGCGGCGCTGTCGGACGCCCCGCAGGCCAGCGCGCTGGTGATCGGCGCACTGGGGCGCGTGGGATCGGGGGCGCAGAAGCTGTGCGAACAGGTGGGCATCCCGGTGACCGGCTGGGACATGGCCGAGACCGCCCATGGCGGCCCCTTCCCCGAAGTGCTGGAGCACGAGCTGTTCTTCAACTGCATCCTCGCCATGCCGGGCGTGCCGGTCTTCGTGCCGGCGGACGCGGGCGGGCGGGTGCGCCGGCTGGGCGTGATCGGCGACATCGCCTGCGACCCGACGAGCGACTACAACCCCGTGCCGGTCTACGACGCCGCCACGAGCTGGGAGGCGCCGGTGGTCCGGGTGCACGACGCACCGCCGCTGGACGTGATGGCCATCGACAACCTGCCCTCTCTCCTGCCGCTGGAATCCTCGCTGGATTTCGCGGCGCAGCTTCTGCCGCACCTCCTGACACTCGACCGGATCGAGGGAGGTGTCTGGGGCGCGGCACGCACTACATTCGATGAACATCTGAAGGAGGCCATGGCATGA